Proteins encoded within one genomic window of Macaca thibetana thibetana isolate TM-01 chromosome 3, ASM2454274v1, whole genome shotgun sequence:
- the SUN1 gene encoding SUN domain-containing protein 1 isoform X26 — MLLLDHGVAVWFEVVNMDFSRLHMYSPPQCVPENTGYTYALSSSYSSDALDFETEHKLDPVFDSPRMSRRSLRLATTACTLGDGEAVGADGGASSAVSLKNRAARTAKQRRSTNKSAFSINHVSRQVTSFGVSHSGTDSLQDAVTRQPPVLDESWIREQTTVDHFWGQVLCVLPSLCIFSKDKFSPSVRRWYLHLSGGILGNEP; from the exons ATGCTGCTGCTTGACCACGGAGTAGCAG TATGGTTTGAAGTGGTGAACATGGATTTTTCTCGGCTTCACATGTACAGTCCTCCCCAGTGTGTGCCGGAGAACACGGGCTACACGTATGCGCTCAG ttcCAGTTATTCTTCAGATGCCCTGGATTTTGAGACTGAGCACAAATTGGACCCCGTATTTGATTCTCCACGGATGTCCCGCCGTAGTTTGCGCCTGGCCACGACAGCATGTACCCTGGGGGATGGTGAGGCTGTGGGTGCCGACGGCGGTGCCAGCAGTGCTGTCTCCCTCAAGAACCGAGCGGCCAG aacAGCGAAACAGCGCAGAAGCACAAACAAATCAGCTTTTAGTATCAACCACGTGTCAAGGCAGGTCACGTCCTTTGGCGTCAGCCACAGCGGCACTGACAGCCTGCAGGATGCTGTGACTCGACAGCCTCCTGTACTGGATGAGTCTTGGATTCGTGAACAGACCACAGTGGACCACTTCTGGG gccaggtgctgtgtgtGCTGCCGTCTCTCTGTATTTTCTCCAAAGACAAGTTTTCACCTTCAGTCAGAAGATGGTATCTGCATCTATCTGGAGGCATTTTAGGAAATGAACCGTGA
- the SUN1 gene encoding SUN domain-containing protein 1 isoform X25, with protein sequence MDFSRLHMYSPPQCVPENTGYTYALSSSYSSDALDFETEHKLDPVFDSPRMSRRSLRLATTACTLGDGEAVGADGGASSAVSLKNRAARTAKQRRSTNKSAFSINHVSRQVTSFGVSHSGTDSLQDAVTRQPPVLDESWIREQTTVDHFWGESLGDADRPTYGWDVSQIMLGRGRLWPGCWFAGIMLGRGRLWPHCQFARIMLGRGRLWPGCRFAA encoded by the exons ATGGATTTTTCTCGGCTTCACATGTACAGTCCTCCCCAGTGTGTGCCGGAGAACACGGGCTACACGTATGCGCTCAG ttcCAGTTATTCTTCAGATGCCCTGGATTTTGAGACTGAGCACAAATTGGACCCCGTATTTGATTCTCCACGGATGTCCCGCCGTAGTTTGCGCCTGGCCACGACAGCATGTACCCTGGGGGATGGTGAGGCTGTGGGTGCCGACGGCGGTGCCAGCAGTGCTGTCTCCCTCAAGAACCGAGCGGCCAG aacAGCGAAACAGCGCAGAAGCACAAACAAATCAGCTTTTAGTATCAACCACGTGTCAAGGCAGGTCACGTCCTTTGGCGTCAGCCACAGCGGCACTGACAGCCTGCAGGATGCTGTGACTCGACAGCCTCCTGTACTGGATGAGTCTTGGATTCGTGAACAGACCACAGTGGACCACTTCTGGGGTGAGTCCCTGGGAGATGCAGATCGCCCCACCTACGGTTGGGATGTCTCTCAGATTatgctggggagagggaggctATGGCCAGGTTGTTGGTTTGCAGGGATTATGCTGGGGAGAGGGCGGCTGTGGCCACATTGTCAGTTTGCACGGATTatgctggggagagggaggctgTGGCCAGGTTGTCGGTTTGCTGCATGA
- the SUN1 gene encoding SUN domain-containing protein 1 isoform X27 — MDFSRLHMYSPPQCVPENTGYTYALSSSYSSDALDFETEHKLDPVFDSPRMSRRSLRLATTACTLGDGEAVGADGGASSAVSLKNRAARTAKQRRSTNKSAFSINHVSRQVTSFGVSHSGTDSLQDAVTRQPPVLDESWIREQTTVDHFWGQVLCVLPSLCIFSKDKFSPSVRRWYLHLSGGILGNEP; from the exons ATGGATTTTTCTCGGCTTCACATGTACAGTCCTCCCCAGTGTGTGCCGGAGAACACGGGCTACACGTATGCGCTCAG ttcCAGTTATTCTTCAGATGCCCTGGATTTTGAGACTGAGCACAAATTGGACCCCGTATTTGATTCTCCACGGATGTCCCGCCGTAGTTTGCGCCTGGCCACGACAGCATGTACCCTGGGGGATGGTGAGGCTGTGGGTGCCGACGGCGGTGCCAGCAGTGCTGTCTCCCTCAAGAACCGAGCGGCCAG aacAGCGAAACAGCGCAGAAGCACAAACAAATCAGCTTTTAGTATCAACCACGTGTCAAGGCAGGTCACGTCCTTTGGCGTCAGCCACAGCGGCACTGACAGCCTGCAGGATGCTGTGACTCGACAGCCTCCTGTACTGGATGAGTCTTGGATTCGTGAACAGACCACAGTGGACCACTTCTGGG gccaggtgctgtgtgtGCTGCCGTCTCTCTGTATTTTCTCCAAAGACAAGTTTTCACCTTCAGTCAGAAGATGGTATCTGCATCTATCTGGAGGCATTTTAGGAAATGAACCGTGA